The Musa acuminata AAA Group cultivar baxijiao chromosome BXJ1-8, Cavendish_Baxijiao_AAA, whole genome shotgun sequence genomic sequence GGAGCAGCTCAAGAACTCCGAGCTGAGGTGGGTCACGAGGCAGGAGATCAGAGACGCTGCGAGGGCACACATCGGCGACACGGGATTGCTGGACTACGTCCTGAAAACGCTGGGAAATCACATTGTTGGCAACTACGTCGTTCGTCGCACCGTGAATCCGATCACCAAAGTGCTGGAGTACTGCTTGGAGGACATATCCAATGTGTTCACTGGCCATGACAACTTAGCTTCAGGTAACCATTCCAAGTCGAGGATCAGGTTGCAGCTCACCAGGGCGCAGCTGATGAGAGACATGTTCTACCTGTACAAGCACATCCTGAAGGAGCCGAGCTCAGCAGCAGCCACCGGCATGCTCGATGCAATTCCGGTAGCGGTAAGGATGGTCATGGACACTAAGCAATTGGTCAAGGAGTATCAACAGGGACCGCCACCTGAGAAGGCCGAAGGTAGCCATGGGTACTTGAAGCTTTCGTGCAGCATCCGCATGAATGGAGCCGATGTGGAGAGAACGCCACCACATGAACCCATGGTTGTTCCTGCTCACGCGACCATCGGCGAGCTGAAGAGGGAGGTGGGGAGACACTTCAGGGCGGTGTACTGGGGACTGAAGAGCTTCGTTGCAGACTCCATCGTCGGTGTCAGGTGCAGGGACTCGGACTTGGTCCATGAACTGATGCAATCAGGAAGCAGCATCGTGGTAGAGGGGAGGATGGAGGGGGATGACGGAGAGGAGATTTACGAGGGTGGAAACGGTCGTCATAAGATCGTGGATTGCCTGTGTGGTGGAAAGGAGGAGGACGGAGAGCCGATGATCTGCTGCGACATCTGTGAGGTTTGGCAGCACACACGCTGTGTGGGGATTCCGGACGAGGATGACGTCCCTCCGGTCTTCCTCTGTGGTCGATGCGAGAACGACATGCTTGCCTTGAGGAATTTGACATGACATGCAAACATGTATCGTTAATCCTCCATTAAAACCTTCGAAACGGCCTTTGAAGGTTCAGCTTTTCCAAGGAAATGGCATCCCTTAAAGCCATGAATGAATCAACGTTCAGTTCGACCAACTCTTCCCCTGTGTTTTCAGCATCAGATTCAGATTCCTTTGTTATTTCTTCGTCTTCGTAGCTTTCTATGGCTGAAAGCTCTGTAATCGCAAGTCCTATCTGTTCCTTCAAATCCTTTTACAGAACAACATTACTTAGACCATTCCATTCCTGACGTTCCACCAATTGGGCAGCAAAAAGAATACTCAAGACGAGCAAATCCAGTCAATATAAAACCAGTTTGACTTCGCCCTAATCTTCCCCACCAACCACTTCTTCtggtcttctctttcttcttctcctctctctgTGTCTCCTTCGTGCCACCCACATTCCTCTGCTTTCCATTCTTCTCCTTCTATGATGCCCTGTCTCTTTCCTGCTACCGTCCATTATGCCAGCCAGAAGAAGGAAGAAAGCTGCAGATACGATCAAGGGTAGTCCCACATCGGCAAAAGTCTTCTCTTTGATTCAAAGATCGGCGCGCGACACCCCGCACCATGACGTCGCCGAGGGAGTGGTGGCGCCGAGCGGCGGCGGCCGCGAAGGATAAGGGCAGCCTATGCATGACGAGAATGGCCAGCGTCCGGCACCACCACCACTGCCCCCGCCGTGGTGGGCGGGAGGTGGATGCGACGGTGATCCGGGCCACGAGCCACGACGAGCGGTCGGTTGATTACAAGAGCGCGGGACGCGTCTACGCGTGGGCGCGCGCCGCCCCGACGTCGTTCCTCGACCCGCTCATGTGGTCCCTGGCCCACCGTGCCGCCCGCACCCATTCCTGGGCCGTCGCCCTCAAGTCGCTCCTCCTCGCCCACGGTCTCCTCCTCTGCTCCGAGGACGCGCCGCCCTCCGCCCGCCTTGGCCGCCTCCCCTTCGACCTCTCCGACTTCCGCGACCGCTCCTCCTCGTCCGGCTTCTCGGCCTTCATCCGCGCCTACTTCCGCTTCCTCGACCACCGCTCCCTCTTCTCCGCCCACAACAAGCCCGTCAAAGACGCCACCCTTACGACCAGCCCAGCCGCGAAACCAGGGGACGAGGAGGACACCGAGTCGGACGCTGACCTCGCTGAGATCGAGCGCCTCCAGACCCTCCTCGACCTCTTGTTGCAAGTCCGGCCGTACGCTGACGGCATGGGGGTGGGGCTCGTCCTCGAGGCCATGGACTGCGTCATGATCGAAATCTTGGAGGTCTACAGCAGCATCTGCAACGGAGTTGCTCACTTCCTCGTCGACATCCTCGGCCACGACTCTTCCAAACCCGTTCATAATCGACGATCGGAAGCAAGGAGACGGAGAGGAGAGATCGGAATGAGGGTGCTTAGGCGAGCATCGGCGCAAAGCTCGCAGCTTTCCGCTTACCTCGATCTCTGCCGCACCCTCGGAGTCATCAGCCCGGCGGAGATCGCCGCGGTGCAGAGCATCCCCGACGAGGACATCGCCGACCTCGAGCAACTGCTGCTCGGCGGCGTTCCGAAGGAGGAACAGGAGGAGAAGGAACTCGGAAGGGCAGAAAGCCGTTCCGGGACGGTGATCACCGAGCGGTGGGTGGTCTTCGACGAAGAGGTAGAGGGGCATTCCGGGAATCCCATCCTTAGCCAACGTCCGGAGAGATCGCGGCCGTCGTCTTCGTGGGTCCCAACAGAGGACAACGGCCGCGCCGGTGTACCGTTGTGGAATACCAATTTGACCGAACTGATCTGACTCATATGCCCTCCAACTTCCCATAGAACGACACGTATGCCattgttctcttttccttttgtttcttcCTCCTTTTATTTAGCTTCTTCGCATTATGTTTGATGGTGGTGATTTACTGAATCTGTACTTAGACGTCATGAAAGGAGGATTATATTAGTTAATAATCTTGTAAGAAGAGATCGGTTGGTATCATTTGCTTGCTTCGGTTCATCTCATCCAGTTTATTGGATGTATTGTAATTAATTTGTTAGttttttgtttaattttcttCTACTGTCAAAAATATTAGTAGAAAAAGTCATTCACAAACGGTTTAACATAGTTCGGATCTATATACATAGAAATATTCAAGATGTGATGGAAATGTTCGGATCTATATACAAAATATTCAAGATGTCTTTAAGATGGAAATGTTAAACTTTTAAGGTATTACTTGAATACTCAAAGTCTAAAAGtacaaatgataaaaaaatatcaagattttttttttttatcaaagctaatctttatatttaatcataaaaaggataaaatattttatgaaatattatacggAGACAGTCTCTAATCGTTTTCAATCGTCTCCCCTTGATCTCTTGTCCAAATGGACGACAAGTGGGAATCGATCGTAAACATTTGTCTTGGATGCTTGTCCATGTGACTAGACCGATGAAAAATGATCTACGTCTTCCCCATTTATCTTGGATACcatatgataattatatatctgatgatgatgattaaaTGATAATGTACTTTTCATCActatttaatataaataaagcATGATTTTGATCCACATGATCATCTCAAGCGGGTTTGCTTGAAGCACTAAGAAAAATGGTTTTGGTTAAAGATTTCTTACGTTCAACCATGGCAACACCTGTAAGAAGTTGCTGCAGGCTACAGTAACATGTTTGAGGCACCAAATGAAAAGAAGAGGATGACAGTGCTGCTCGTTGCTTCACCACAACAGCTTTGCTTTTATCCTTCTTTCCCACTTTCCATGTGTAAATGTTAGAATCCTACCATCACCAACTCCAGCTTTACTCATCTCAGCCACAACAGGAGAGACAGCAAAAAGAGAAGGCTGCTTAGTACTGTTTCATTGTATCTTCACACTTGATAGATGTCACCTtgctctctttctcttcctcctcataTACTGCTCACAATGGTGCGTATGCTCAGTGTGTCAAAGATGCTTCCTCCCTTGCCAGTCCGGTCTTCCTAAGGTGAACTCCAAGCTAGGGTTTTTGAGTTCCTGATGATCATCAATGATCCCACAAAATTCAAGAACAATGTGATAGCTTTGCAGTATCTTATATATTTGAGTCCAGAAGGTAAAACCTCAGTATCAGAGGAGAATTCTGAAGGCCTGAGTTCATCTATGTCACCAGCACTTGGTTGTGCCCATGCATCTCTGCTGAAGCTACAGCAATATCAACCAAAATCTTTCATCAGGCAACAATCAAGAAACATAGACAGTGATCCAACATGCTCACTatctttctcttttccagcaatctaaACAGCCATGTATATATCGTGTTCGATTTAGCgaaaaaagagaaataaacaaGGGAAAAACATAATTATGTTTTGGAAGTGTTCTAATGTTCTCTGATTAATTCCTTCTCTCCACTCTATGTTAGATTCTCTTATGGATTTGTTTTAGTTATAACACAATTAAAACTCTACTAActttgaagaaaaagaaaataactgTTGAAAATAATTTGCTAACTACTTTTCTCACCAAAAAACAATGATAAGCCCATTAGATAGCAAAATGATACATTAAGAAATCCTCTTATCGGCTTGCCCGAAAATAATCCTAAAGCCGAGAATAATCACAAAATCTTTTTAATTGATCCTTGGTTCTTCCAAATTACTCTTAGGGCATAATTTCCTCTTTTTGGATCTGTAAATCAATTTCTCACATATGTCACAGACAGCTACTTTACATGCAATTGAACCAAGTACAGATTCTGGAATAGAAAATTATTTGGACGGATATCTTTGATCTAGATCTGTCATCCTGCTCAAAATAATTAGGTTTGGATCAGTAGATTATGTCCCGATCACGGTTTCGACTCGCAAAACCTCAATTTGATTACCAATGTTTTTCAGGTTTGGGTTTAGTTATGTGTTCAATGGTCAAAATTAGAACAAGATGGTAAACTTTGGCTCAATGTTAGACATATGGATCGGAGATTCTGAGGGAAACAAACAACGAGCAAAACATAGAATTCAGAAATTATGATCGATATAATCTTTATTTCTAgaataaattgctcataactatgAGAATATGCTCGGAACTATTTTAGTGAGGTCTGAAATGATTACAGATGTTAAACAAACAAAGATGCATGAGAACCCTTAAAGACCTAAGAGTGTTATGTAGATACTTTAGCCATAATCTCAGTAATTAGACATCCAAATGCAGGCATAATGAATGATAGCTTCAGAAGATTAGCATGACATTTCCATGGAAGTGTATATTGGAAGAACATCCATCCTTATTCGATTACAATAATTATTTATGACTCAAATGAGTATATTTCTATGGTTGAAGTTATCCATGTCTTATATCAGAAATATGATGTGAATCCATTTAGGAAATCTGGCAGAACTAAATTCTGAGTCATTTCtcagaaaaaatcatattcatGGAGCTAAGTTTAATGACATAAATACCAGTTATCTAAGGTTTGGTTCTTTACTTGCATCATagatttgctttccttttctttgatATGACAATAGCTTGCTTTAGAGACACAGAATAAAGGTGTATGAAGAAAGCCAAACCAACCGAGAGAGTTTGTTCTCAGTTCTTAAAGATATAAAGTGCATGAGGATCCAATATGTGCTACACATAACTCTGTGGCAATCATGGAGCTCTCTTCAGCACTGATCCATTATATCATTCAGCAATTTTTTGTTTAGGATCTTGAATAGATTTTTCACAACAATGTTTACTGTGTGTGTTCTTCGTTTTCAAGTGGAAAGAGGTAATCAGAACTTATCAAGTGACCAGCAAACTGCTGAAAGCAAAAGACACAGAATCAAATTACTAGAAGTTTGCTCAAAAACAAGAGAAGCTTGAATAAGACTAAAAGCAGCTCTGGTAGTAAGAATGAGCATCAATAAATAATACAAGGCTCAGCAGTAGTCACATTTCtaatatgtattattattattattaagttctCCAGGCAAAAAAGAAGGCAATGGTTTGCTGAGTCCATGTCCTATCAGAAGGTTGCAAGGAGGAGAACTAAAGAGAAATgtggaggggagagagagagagagagatgaaaaggTGTGAGAGTTTAACAGGCCAAACAAGGCAAAAGCAGCCACAAGAGATACTAATTTGGAGATGAAGGAACATATTGGTTTCTGGGTATTAGTGCATGTCAGGTCAAAAACACATTTCTGGAATCAGAGCCATGCATTGGAaggaaagataaaataaaaacaccAAGTAAAGAAAAGGTCAAGAGGTGTTGAAGAACCATCAAAATGCCACTATAGTATAATGTAATAAAGCCAAAGGGAGGAGGGTGCTTGAAACAAGAGGTATAGTAGGTCTTTTTTGGTCCTATGTGACAATGCATCAGTGCCTAGGGTAAATCTTGACACTGCCATTGCACATAGGCACCATAAAAGTTGACtgttccttgatatgattttgaaCTTGTGTGTCttacttcttttcctcttctgtcTTTGCTTTTTTAAGCCCTCCAAGTTGAGTACCATATCTCCCCATGAAATCTCAATCACAGAAAAGGAAGACAAAAGCAAAAGCTGCCATTAGACCCCTTTTCTTTTCAGGTAGATGTGGTCTTGATGATGAATCCCCATCAACCAAATCCCAAGCTCATGAGTTAAACTACATCTTTTGTAAAAGATCCAAGGCAAAGGTGAGAGAAGGTAGAGCTTGCCTTGATGGGTTACTCCACCTGGCAGCAGTGTTGGTAATGCTTGAAAGGGAGTCCAAACCATGACTTGGTTTGAGTCCATCTGCTGATGATACTCTCTGCTCCCCTAGCCGTCCGAAGTTAAGATCGTCATTACTTGGAGCTGAATCCTCCTCACCCGAGCCATCCGATTGACCTTCATGAACGAATAAGAAGAAACAACATTGAGGTCCAAAAAATTCATTAGAGGGCATTGTGTCAGACATCATTGAGCTTAGAAGGCTAAGCAGCATGAATTACCTGAGGAAGCCGCAGGCTTGTCAGTGGTCTTCAGTGTTCTATACATCTGCAGAGGCAAAGTTGGAAAAAATGCATAGACcagtcaagagagagagagagagagactgtgagAAGCATCATATAGGAAAAGAGCATGTCCTGTAGAAGTGACCTCACGAGACGGCAAaggaaagagaggaaagaaaaagaagggaggGGAAGACCCATCTGCAATCCAAGTGCCGATATCTATTCTTTCCTTTTAAGggatcttttctttcttgttttctgcCTTACGTTGATGCTGCGGAGTCCGAGTTTGGTGTTGCATTATTGTGAAATGATGACAACTTTTTCTCTCCTTACTCTCTTCCTTTCTCTCTCATTCGGCACAGTAGCCAACGGATGCAACGATATGCGTGACTGACTGAATGAGTGAATGAAAGAATAGATGTGTCTGCTTCTCGCAGAGGAGACTGCCGTACGCAGATAAGATGATAGgagaaacaaagagagagagagagagagagagaacgaggaTCCATGAAAGTCTTGGAGGTAAGTTATACACGATTATTGTGCAGAGCGTACCTGCAAATGGCTCTTGACATGAGCCAAAGTGAGGTCTTTGACATCCATGAGCTCGAGTACTGACTTTGGAGTAGCCCCTAATCATACGTCAACCACAATTAATCTCACCGATTAGCTTTAACACCCAAAAGTGTCAGAAGAAATCAACGCAGAAAAAAACTTCGAGAACATCTGCCCATCACACGACATATTATCCATAAGAGAGACATATCAAGTTAACTGCTTACTTTCATGGCCGCCGAGGAGCTCCACGGCATGGACAAAGCGCGCATGGAGGGTACTGGTCCACCGCATTCGGGGCGCGCGCATGCTCCGCTTCCCGGGGAGCTTTGGCAGAAACCTCGACCGCATCAAGTTGTGCGAGGAATCGAAGGGTCTGGTGCCATAGTGGTTGCTGTAGTGGTGCTGGTGGTGCGGATGTTGGAAGAGCTGGTGGTGTTGGTAATGGTTCTTGATCAACAGATCTGGTGAGAACCCATTGAACCTTGTCGGTGGCGTGACCATTCGGGTGTATGCTGAGACGCCACCGACCGGGTTAAGCAAGGACGATGGCATCATGTCTAAATTGGAAGAGAAGCTCGACGAGGAGGACGATGGAGGAGACAAGGAAGATGGCAAGTATGGGGAGGAGGACCACTGAGGACAATACGATGAGACCCGGTTGGGTAACCCATACTTGGGATCTAAAGGGAGGAAAGGGAAGGCACTGTTGTTGTAGACAGGGATGCCTTTGATTGGCCTCGACCCCTCCATCAAGCCATCGAGCGTGGAGCGGTTGCGGCAGCAGTGGTCGAACGGCGGCGACTGTCGCACTGATAACATCCTTTGCTGCCACGAGCTCTCCGCCTGCGGTGCTGCCCAAGGGTACGAGAGGGAGAGCTCCGTGTAGGCGTTGTTGCCGCCGCCACCGGCCTGGCGAAGCTCGATGGTGCTGTTGCCCTGGTCAATGGCTATCCCGCCGCCAGAGACGGAGGGCGCAGTGTTTGGGAGGCTGATGTGCAAGGAGAGGTCCGGCGATGGCGCCGACGCAGCTTCCATGAAGACTCCTTCAGCTGGCATTTCCATTCCTCTCCTCCTTTCTGCCTACATGCAACTGGAACAATCGAACATCGAAGCCGCTCTAGGTATTGTTCGGATAAGGGGAAAGCGAGGGAGGAGAGCAGGAAAAGACTCGATCTCTTTTCTTGCTTAATAGAAGAGCTAGGGCGGATCTGGTTTTCCCAAGAGAGGGAAAGAGGACGGTGAGGGTTTGGAGCTTGTGTTGTATTTGATCTCTACCTAGttgatctatacatatatatatacatatctaaagaAAGCGAAGAACAAAGAGGTGTTGAGAGATTTTGGAGTGCTCCTAGGTTTTACGAAGGAGGGCTACTCTAAGATCAAAGAGAAGGGCAACTGGTTGAGTCTCTGCTTGGATTGAAATGAAGGTCTTTGTAGGGACAGATCAGTGTGAATTCAGCAGTGCTGGGTAGGAATCACAAAGGTTGGCGCTTGGGGAGGGATTTGGGTTGTGGCTGTGAGGGGAGTATATATGAGGAGATGACTGTCATCTGGACAAAAGACTAGTCCTGGAAGAGAAGCATCCAAATTGTTTTAGTATTCCATTTCATCCAGATGAAGAGGAGACGAGGAAAAAGatagagagaagaaaaaggaagatagGCGAAATGAGAAGCTCGTGCGGGGATTCCTTTTCTCCCACAGCCTGCGTTTGTGGACAGTCGTAAAATTCTCTCTTTCTCACTTCCCTTTTTTTAACGCAGAAAAAGACGGGGAGAGtggcgtctctctctctctctctctctctctctcatatacaCACACTAACTGGATTAGACAAGAGAAGAAGAAATAAGTTGAAATATTCCATGAATTTGCTACCAGTCTGCTCCTTTCAGGGAACAATGCCAAAATGTTTGTCTTACACCCACTTGGAGGATCTTATCGCACACATAATGCAATGAAGCTGTGTGCATCCACTGTTGCACTGTAGCCGCGACTATTCAAAGCTTTAATTGGGATAACCTGCTGTCAATGATCTGGTCAAAACACTAGAAGAGCCTGTTGATGATGTACTAACCACTTTGCCGGTTGGACCTCCCTTGCCATAGCTTTGCTTTTCCGATGAATGCACAAGGCTTGTCAAGGAGAGCAAGATGATACTGCAGATACCAGGACTCCTCCTGTCATATGTATATTACCTATTATTAATACTTGATTACACTGTGACATCCAACAAAACAAAATGCATGTAGTTAAGATctctttaaactatcatgatggttCAGGTACTCAAAAGTGTAATCAAGAAGAAGCCAGTCAAAAGAAAATTCTTGCACTTGATTATTCTAGGATTATTGTGTTATCTTGACATGTTGACCTCCTTCACACAGTTGACTCTCTCCTGTCCTCCTTCCACATGACTGGAATTTCAAACCCCTGTGACATACAAAAGAATAAGCTTTTTACTCGTTGGAAAGTACAATTAGTTTCTTGATGTTTTAACTCGAGCTGATAGATCTGCCACAGAGTGCACCTTGAGAGATGATTGGAGCTTCCACCAGTGTGTAAACAAGCAATATTACATTGCACACAAACTCACAACTCCTGCAAGGAAAGTAAAGTCTTGAGTTACTTCCATGGAAAAGAAATGGCAGCTCACATTCCCAAGTTTTGAGCAGGCCGTGGGAATATAAAAAACATCTATGGCAATGCTTGGTGAACCCAACCCTATGAGTGGTGCATTTATGAGATTTGAAATGTCCATAAAATTCAAATTCAATTCATGACAGTGATGCCTCCATTTTTATATACAGACATGCATGTATAGATGAACTACATTTTTGAATCATTGGTGGTCAGATATGCTGCATCGAGTGGCTTGACTTTATCTAATAGTGTATCAATTTGAGTCCTTAAGAGGACTAAGTTGCAAGTGATGCGCAGGACGTTCTATATGGATTTGACTCATTCGATAGCCTTGGACATGGCAAAGAGTTAGGTCATGGCTTCACTTGCTTCAAAGCATTTGTTCCAAAGCGTCACATCCTTATTCACACCAATCTGGACCCAAGGAAAGAAAGCATTTTGTTCTAATGCATCCCAACTGATAAAAGATGCTTCCCTTTGGAACCTCACAGTTCATTGCTCACCTCCTTGTCAGAGAAAGTGAAGCTCCCACTTCtgaccttttcttttttctttctcactttcaTTGTTGACTTGGTCACCCATTTACCATATGATGTACAAGATTAATCATAAATACTAGTTCATATTACTGTAATCATAACTAATATGGACTGCACCAAATTAATGTACCTCCAATAGAGTGACATGGTATGGCATGTCAATGGACATGCCTAGCTAACACACTAGTGCAAACACTACAGAATGAGTGTATTAATTAGATATGTCTAATCCTAACACATAAAGTTAGCAACTCGATGACTTATTTTGGTAGTTGGCAGGTCATGTCATCAAATTTCCATCCTTCCCCGATGATAGGACGTTTAGTTATCTGTAACTCTCGCCTTCTTAAAGAAATTTGTAGCTATATGATTGGATGCTCCTTTTCTACACATTTATAGTATGGATTTTTCCCGTAATTTCTTTTATTATGATATGTAATGCAACTAAACAACTTGAGGATGGCACACAAGCAGCAATGCATGGTGAGCTACCTGATAATGATGTGTCGGAATtggtaaatatcttaggattttCGATGAATGAAAAAAATTTAGTATGAGAAAGAGTTTTGATTTTTAATTGACAAGAAATTCTAGtatgagaaaataattttgtaaagGAAGAAAACCTAACAATTCAGATTTAATTCTTTTTTAAGACTCGTGTATTTTTAGATTTTAGTATAAAAAATAAGATATGaggaatattttagattttttatttgtCTCTAGGATATTTAAAGTTCAGACTCTTTAATATTTCTAGAAAGAATAAGAGAAAGGTTTTCAAAATTTATATGAGAGAATGTACAAGGGATTATTCTCGAATACGGATAATTATGGAGTATTATAATTGATCTcaaggaatatttttttttccatgaaTATAAGGAGGAGTTGTATCGAATGTTACAtcgattttataatatattttatattttttgatcgtTCAGCAATATTTTGTTTCCAGTAATATaactgatattttatattttacattaAGCAATGAACAGAATGTCTTAAATAAATGATAGGAAATGTCAAAACGATTTATGGGGATGAGTGAGTAATATATAGGACTTCAAATAGATGTCAATCTAACTCAGAGAATGTAGCATTCAACATTTAACACCCAATAAATTTCATGAAATTTACCAAAAATGTATGAACAAACAAAAGATGGTTATCTCACTGCTGTGCTCTAAGTAATTGCAAagatttatgttcctcgagtcctCTACGGGATGCCTTTATTCACAGGAAACGAAGTTAAAGCTTCACCTACACCTATTAGCCCCCATGCCAAAGCAGTGCTGTGGTATACCAGTGTACAATCTCCTCAGCGAAAGGGAGGAAGAGCCACAGGGTTGCTGAGAGAAGTGAATGGGATAAAGTGAGGCAAGGCTGTGTAAATGTGCTGTTATATTGCATACGGATCCATGCAGACCTATCGACAGATGCCATGTGTCTCCATGCAGACATTCTAAATAATTGAGCTCAAAACGTTGGgatttgagagagaaagagagagagagagaaggagagtaATGGACTGATTTGGAAGAAGCAAAGGAATGTGATAGATGCTAAGAGAAGAGAGATTCCTGGAGGTCACGTGAGCCGAAGAACTCATTACATGATCTTAATGATGGATGAATACGAGAGTATTCTGTGATGTTGCAAAGCTGTACTGCATACGCATCTCAAGAACATCTGGGAGAATGCAATGCTCCGTAGATTCTGCTCTCCTTGACCCCATCCAAATAGTTAACACCCCTCCTCGTCTTGTAGCTTCAGAAAACACATGCTATGTCACTTCTTATGCCCACCCTCTCAACCGTGACTGAA encodes the following:
- the LOC135588084 gene encoding PHD finger protein PERSISTENT TAPETAL CELL 1-like, with the protein product MDLWDRICTALQVRKISVIDASTKGKMELRLVHGVAYGEPWFGRWGYRFGHGSYGVTEQMYQRSVDALHALSLRLLLPHLACFGREIPVMVGKYQSLCNQVLLTLGDLFRFMIELKTRLPPNSMDYHGAITEASCRWSTKRVEMAARVIVEQLKNSELRWVTRQEIRDAARAHIGDTGLLDYVLKTLGNHIVGNYVVRRTVNPITKVLEYCLEDISNVFTGHDNLASGNHSKSRIRLQLTRAQLMRDMFYLYKHILKEPSSAAATGMLDAIPVAVRMVMDTKQLVKEYQQGPPPEKAEGSHGYLKLSCSIRMNGADVERTPPHEPMVVPAHATIGELKREVGRHFRAVYWGLKSFVADSIVGVRCRDSDLVHELMQSGSSIVVEGRMEGDDGEEIYEGGNGRHKIVDCLCGGKEEDGEPMICCDICEVWQHTRCVGIPDEDDVPPVFLCGRCENDMLALRNLT
- the LOC135588086 gene encoding transcription repressor KAN1-like isoform X3, producing the protein MEMPAEGVFMEAASAPSPDLSLHISLPNTAPSVSGGGIAIDQGNSTIELRQAGGGGNNAYTELSLSYPWAAPQAESSWQQRMLSVRQSPPFDHCCRNRSTLDGLMEGSRPIKGIPVYNNSAFPFLPLDPKYGLPNRVSSYCPQWSSSPYLPSSLSPPSSSSSSFSSNLDMMPSSLLNPVGGVSAYTRMVTPPTRFNGFSPDLLIKNHYQHHQLFQHPHHQHHYSNHYGTRPFDSSHNLMRSRFLPKLPGKRSMRAPRMRWTSTLHARFVHAVELLGGHERATPKSVLELMDVKDLTLAHVKSHLQMYRTLKTTDKPAASSGQSDGSGEEDSAPSNDDLNFGRLGEQRVSSADGLKPSHGLDSLSSITNTAARWSNPSRDAWAQPSAGDIDELRPSEFSSDTEELKNPSLEFTLGRPDWQGRKHL
- the LOC135588086 gene encoding transcription repressor KAN1-like isoform X2 is translated as MEMPAEGVFMEAASAPSPDLSLHISLPNTAPSVSGGGIAIDQGNSTIELRQAGGGGNNAYTELSLSYPWAAPQAESSWQQRMLSVRQSPPFDHCCRNRSTLDGLMEGSRPIKGIPVYNNSAFPFLPLDPKYGLPNRVSSYCPQWSSSPYLPSSLSPPSSSSSSFSSNLDMMPSSLLNPVGGVSAYTRMVTPPTRFNGFSPDLLIKNHYQHHQLFQHPHHQHHYSNHYGTRPFDSSHNLMRSRFLPKLPGKRSMRAPRMRWTSTLHARFVHAVELLGGHERATPKSVLELMDVKDLTLAHVKSHLQMYRTLKTTDKPAASSGQSDGSGEEDSAPSNDDLNFGRLGEQRVSSADGLKPSHGLDSLSSITNTAARWSNPSSRDAWAQPSAGDIDELRPSEFSSDTEELKNPSLEFTLGRPDWQGRKHL
- the LOC135588085 gene encoding putative clathrin assembly protein At1g25240 produces the protein MTSPREWWRRAAAAAKDKGSLCMTRMASVRHHHHCPRRGGREVDATVIRATSHDERSVDYKSAGRVYAWARAAPTSFLDPLMWSLAHRAARTHSWAVALKSLLLAHGLLLCSEDAPPSARLGRLPFDLSDFRDRSSSSGFSAFIRAYFRFLDHRSLFSAHNKPVKDATLTTSPAAKPGDEEDTESDADLAEIERLQTLLDLLLQVRPYADGMGVGLVLEAMDCVMIEILEVYSSICNGVAHFLVDILGHDSSKPVHNRRSEARRRRGEIGMRVLRRASAQSSQLSAYLDLCRTLGVISPAEIAAVQSIPDEDIADLEQLLLGGVPKEEQEEKELGRAESRSGTVITERWVVFDEEVEGHSGNPILSQRPERSRPSSSWVPTEDNGRAGVPLWNTNLTELI
- the LOC135588086 gene encoding transcription repressor KAN1-like isoform X1, with amino-acid sequence MEMPAEGVFMEAASAPSPDLSLHISLPNTAPSVSGGGIAIDQGNSTIELRQAGGGGNNAYTELSLSYPWAAPQAESSWQQRMLSVRQSPPFDHCCRNRSTLDGLMEGSRPIKGIPVYNNSAFPFLPLDPKYGLPNRVSSYCPQWSSSPYLPSSLSPPSSSSSSFSSNLDMMPSSLLNPVGGVSAYTRMVTPPTRFNGFSPDLLIKNHYQHHQLFQHPHHQHHYSNHYGTRPFDSSHNLMRSRFLPKLPGKRSMRAPRMRWTSTLHARFVHAVELLGGHERATPKSVLELMDVKDLTLAHVKSHLQMYRTLKTTDKPAASSGQSDGSGEEDSAPSNDDLNFGRLGEQRVSSADGLKPSHGLDSLSSITNTAARWSNPSSFSRDAWAQPSAGDIDELRPSEFSSDTEELKNPSLEFTLGRPDWQGRKHL